One Oryza brachyantha chromosome 3, ObraRS2, whole genome shotgun sequence DNA segment encodes these proteins:
- the LOC102703292 gene encoding protein bunched, class 2/F/G isoform-like, which produces MVAGAVGYMARAADGGGRAAELVTRDFLGGCVAADDARDAAAATARHDAVSGKVSLQKQVCPATPRDLNLFPVPGAAASAAKPCTSTAAAAPSAGGTTTYHSVCTIEKVKTALERFERGKHGHHQHQQQHSAGASPSSSSVTTSSVKRRGGGGGGGVEQGDGCDSPSAAGGSGMVAAACPRCFLYVLISRSDPRCPRCESHVPPPPSPAPKKKPRIDLNVGFLGT; this is translated from the exons ATGGTTGCAGGGGCGGTGGGGTATatggcgcgggcggcggacggcggcggcagagcggCGGAGCTCGTCACCAGGGATTTCCTCGGCGGGTGCGtggccgccgacgacgccagggacgccgccgccgcgactgCCAGGCACGACGCCGTG TCCGGCAAGGTGTCCCTGCAGAAGCAGGTGTgcccggcgacgccgagggATCTCAACCTCTTCCCcgtccccggcgccgccgcttcgGCGGCCAAGCCCTGCActtccacggcggcggccgccccaAGCGCGGGCGGCACGACGACGTACCACAGCGTGTGCACGATCGAGAAGGTGAAGACGGCGCTGGAGCGGTTCGAGCGCGGCAAGCACGGccaccaccagcaccagcagcagcacagcgCCGGCGCgtccccgtcgtcgtcctccgtcaccacctcctccgtgaagcgccgcggcggcggcggcggcggcggcgtggagcaGGGCGACGGCTGCGACTCCCCGTCCGCCGCGGGGGGCAGCGGCATGGTGGCCGCCGCGTGCCCGAGGTGCTTCCTCTACGTGCTCATCTCCCGGTCCGACCCCCGGTGCCCGCGGTGCGAGTCGcacgtgccgccgccgccgtcgccggcgcccaAGAAGAAGCCGCGGATCGACCTCAACGTCGGCTTCCTCGGCACCTAG